The window AGGATTAGGGGAGAAGCAAGCGTACATTATGGATTTGATTAAAGATTTGCCATTTGGCCAGATATTAAAACTTGAGCTATAAATTACCATGATAGGAAATACCATTATAAAATTGCAGGGTGTGGATGTGTTTCAGCAAAAGCACCTGATACTGTCTAATGTTAATCTGCATATTGATAAGGGCGACTTTGTGTGGCTGATAGGGCAAACCGGATCGGGCAAAAGCAGTTTGCTGAAGGTAATTTATGGTGATATAGCTATTACCAACGGCGAAGGACATGCCGGCGGGTACGATTTAAAAACTTTAGCTACTAAAGATGTGCCTTTTTTGCGCCGTAAGCTGGGCATTGTTTTCCAGGATTTTCAATTACTTACAGACCGGTCGGTTGAAGATAACCTGCGTTTTGTGATGCGTGCTACAGGCTGGACAGATAAAAACCTGATCACCGAACGCACATTGGATGTGCTGGAGAAGGTAGGCCTGCGCTCTAAAATAAAAAAAATGCCGCACGAGCTCTCAGGCGGCGAACAGCAACGGGTAGTTATTGCTCGTGCACTGATAAATGACCCCGAAATTATACTGGCCGACGAGCCAACCGGTAACCTTGATCCGGATACTTCCGAAGAAATTGTAATGCTGCTAAAGCAGATCAGCCAATCGGGCACTTCGGTATTAATAGCCACACACGATTATCATATCATCCGTACATTCCCATCGCGTATTATTAAATGCGAGAACGGCAAGGTACTGGAAGATGTGGAGATATAAGTTTTAAGTCTTAAGTGCTAAGTCTGTTTTGGATTTTTACTTAAGACTTTTTACTTTGAACTAACCGCACTGACAGTGCTACCTGTCACTGTCCTCCAAAATAAAAACTGCACTGACATCATGGCGTAAACCAGCGAATGGCAGGATACTTGTTTTGCAGTATCTGATAATGAAATTTAGCGATATGTTGAAGAAAAAGAAAAAGGAAGATATAGATAATACTGATCTGCACGACGAAGTGTCAGGAGAAAATACTAATGACAGCGAGGAAGCGACAGAAAGCGAAAAAACAGTTGCTGCCGGTCCATCTGCTGAGGATAAACTGAAGGAAGAAATTG of the Mucilaginibacter boryungensis genome contains:
- a CDS encoding cell division ATP-binding protein FtsE; its protein translation is MIGNTIIKLQGVDVFQQKHLILSNVNLHIDKGDFVWLIGQTGSGKSSLLKVIYGDIAITNGEGHAGGYDLKTLATKDVPFLRRKLGIVFQDFQLLTDRSVEDNLRFVMRATGWTDKNLITERTLDVLEKVGLRSKIKKMPHELSGGEQQRVVIARALINDPEIILADEPTGNLDPDTSEEIVMLLKQISQSGTSVLIATHDYHIIRTFPSRIIKCENGKVLEDVEI